The following coding sequences are from one Ancylobacter sp. TS-1 window:
- a CDS encoding L-lactate permease, giving the protein MWSQVYNPLNSMVLSTIAAAIPVVLLLVMIASGKIKAHLAAITALVVAILISVVVFTMPAGLAIRASILGVVTGLFPIGWIVLNVIFLYRLTVATGRFKILEQAIGGVTPDRRLQLLLIAFSFGAFFEGASGFGTPVAVTGAILIGLGFSPLAASGLSLIANTAPVAYGALGTPIVGLASVTGLDPYLLGAMVGRQLPFFSLIVPFWVVWAFAGWRGMLAVWPAILVCALSFAIPQFVISNFINPWIVDIGASLISMAALILFLRVWQPKKLWLSPALRSKDESMGTLPPPSTEPAVKPSRREVWSALLPWMIVCVLLLVWGSGWFKNLVNPIFTWNYTVEGLHKMVQKVPPVVAQPATESAIFSFTYLSYTGTAMLIAALIYGAVIRFSPWRLIQEYGRTIWLLRASLATISAMLAIGTLTRFSGLDATLGLAFAATGVLYPFFGTLLGWLGVALTGSDTASNVLFGGLQKITSEQLGLSPILMGAANSSGGVMGKMIDAQSIVVASTATGWYGHEGTILRFVFWHSIVLACLVGCLVMLQAYVHPFTLMVIHP; this is encoded by the coding sequence ATGTGGAGCCAAGTATATAATCCATTGAATAGCATGGTATTGTCGACGATTGCAGCGGCGATACCTGTCGTGTTGCTTCTCGTTATGATCGCCTCGGGAAAGATAAAGGCGCATCTGGCGGCGATAACAGCGCTTGTCGTTGCTATCCTGATCTCGGTCGTCGTGTTCACAATGCCTGCGGGGCTGGCGATCCGCGCCTCGATCCTCGGTGTCGTCACCGGCCTGTTCCCGATCGGCTGGATCGTCCTCAACGTCATATTCCTCTACCGCCTGACCGTGGCGACGGGGCGGTTCAAGATTCTCGAACAGGCCATTGGCGGCGTGACGCCGGACCGGCGCCTGCAACTCCTGCTGATCGCCTTTTCCTTCGGCGCCTTCTTCGAGGGCGCGTCGGGCTTCGGCACCCCGGTCGCGGTCACGGGCGCCATCCTGATCGGCCTCGGCTTCTCGCCGCTGGCCGCCTCCGGCCTGTCGCTCATCGCCAACACCGCCCCCGTCGCCTACGGCGCCCTGGGCACCCCGATCGTCGGTCTCGCCAGCGTTACCGGGCTCGATCCCTATCTGCTCGGCGCCATGGTCGGGCGGCAATTGCCGTTCTTCTCGCTGATCGTGCCGTTCTGGGTGGTGTGGGCCTTCGCCGGATGGCGCGGAATGCTCGCCGTGTGGCCGGCGATCCTGGTCTGCGCGCTCTCCTTCGCCATCCCGCAATTCGTGATCTCGAACTTCATCAATCCGTGGATCGTCGACATCGGCGCCTCGCTGATCTCGATGGCGGCGCTGATCCTGTTCCTGCGGGTGTGGCAGCCCAAGAAGCTCTGGCTGTCGCCGGCGCTGCGCTCCAAGGACGAGTCGATGGGCACGCTGCCGCCGCCCTCGACCGAGCCGGCGGTCAAGCCCTCCCGCCGCGAGGTGTGGAGCGCCCTGCTGCCCTGGATGATCGTCTGCGTGCTGCTGCTGGTCTGGGGCTCGGGCTGGTTCAAGAACCTCGTCAACCCGATCTTCACGTGGAACTACACGGTCGAGGGCCTGCACAAGATGGTGCAGAAGGTGCCGCCCGTGGTGGCGCAGCCCGCTACCGAAAGTGCGATCTTCTCCTTTACCTATCTGTCCTACACCGGCACGGCGATGCTGATCGCGGCGCTCATCTACGGCGCGGTGATCCGGTTCTCGCCGTGGCGGCTGATCCAGGAATATGGCCGCACCATCTGGCTGCTGCGCGCCTCGCTTGCCACCATCTCGGCGATGCTGGCCATCGGCACGCTGACCCGGTTTTCCGGCCTCGACGCCACGCTCGGCCTCGCCTTCGCGGCGACCGGCGTGCTCTACCCGTTCTTCGGCACGCTGCTGGGCTGGCTCGGCGTGGCGCTGACCGGATCGGACACCGCCTCCAATGTGCTGTTCGGCGGGTTGCAGAAGATCACCTCCGAGCAGCTTGGCCTCTCGCCGATCCTGATGGGCGCGGCCAACTCGTCCGGCGGCGTGATGGGCAAGATGATCGACGCGCAGTCCATCGTCGTCGCCTCGACCGCGACCGGCTGGTACGGCCATGAGGGCACGATCCTGCGCTTCGTGTTCTGGCATTCGATCGTGCTGGCCTGCCTCGTCGGCTGCCTCGTCATGCTGCAGGCCTATGTGCATCCCTTCACGCTGATGGTCATCCATCCCTGA
- the lpdA gene encoding dihydrolipoyl dehydrogenase, with the protein MSYDLIVIGTGPGGYVCAIRAAQLGLKVAVVEKRATFGGTCLNIGCIPSKALLHASHLFEEAAHNFAKLGIVVDAPRLDHAAFLGFKDKAVEGNTKGVDFLIKKNKITPYRGVAAITAPGKVEVTAEDGGKQTIEATAIVIATGSDVAKLPGVEIDETRIVSSTGAIALDKVPGKLVVVGAGVIGLELGSVWRRLGAQVTVVEFLDRILPGMDLDVAKSFQRILEKQGIVFKLGSKVTGVDTKGKVAKVSVEPAAGGEAQVLDADVVLVAIGRVPYTQGLGLEALGVETDKRGRVVTDHFYRTNVPGIFAIGDAIAGPMLAHKAEDEGVALAELLAGQAGHVNYDVIPAVVYTSPEVASVGKTEEELKQAGIAYKVGKFPFLANGRAKANDETEGFVKVLADEATDRVLGVHIVGAEAGELIHEAAVLMEFGGSSEDLARTCHAHPTRSEAVKEAAMAVEKRAIHM; encoded by the coding sequence ATGTCCTACGACCTGATCGTCATTGGCACCGGCCCCGGCGGCTATGTGTGCGCCATCCGCGCGGCCCAGCTCGGCCTGAAGGTCGCGGTGGTCGAGAAGCGTGCCACCTTCGGCGGCACCTGCCTCAACATCGGCTGCATCCCCTCCAAGGCGCTGCTGCACGCCTCCCACCTGTTCGAGGAGGCGGCGCACAACTTCGCCAAGCTCGGCATCGTCGTCGACGCGCCCAGGCTCGACCATGCGGCGTTCCTCGGCTTCAAGGACAAGGCCGTCGAGGGCAACACCAAGGGCGTCGACTTCCTCATCAAGAAGAACAAGATCACGCCCTATCGCGGCGTCGCCGCCATCACCGCCCCCGGCAAGGTCGAGGTGACCGCCGAGGACGGCGGCAAGCAGACCATCGAGGCCACCGCCATCGTCATCGCCACCGGCTCGGACGTGGCGAAGCTGCCGGGCGTCGAGATCGACGAGACCCGCATCGTCTCCTCGACCGGCGCCATCGCGCTGGACAAGGTGCCGGGCAAGCTGGTCGTGGTCGGCGCCGGCGTCATCGGGCTGGAGCTTGGCAGCGTGTGGCGCCGCCTCGGCGCGCAGGTGACGGTGGTCGAGTTCCTCGACCGCATCCTGCCCGGCATGGACCTCGACGTGGCGAAGTCCTTCCAGCGCATCCTCGAAAAGCAGGGCATCGTCTTCAAGCTCGGCTCGAAGGTGACGGGCGTCGACACCAAGGGCAAGGTCGCCAAGGTCTCGGTCGAGCCCGCCGCCGGCGGCGAGGCGCAGGTGCTGGACGCCGACGTGGTGCTCGTCGCCATCGGCCGCGTGCCCTACACGCAGGGCCTCGGCCTCGAGGCGCTCGGCGTCGAGACCGACAAGCGCGGCCGCGTCGTCACCGACCATTTCTACCGCACCAACGTGCCCGGCATCTTCGCCATCGGCGACGCCATCGCCGGCCCGATGCTGGCCCACAAGGCCGAGGACGAGGGCGTCGCGCTCGCCGAACTGCTGGCCGGGCAGGCCGGCCATGTGAACTACGACGTCATTCCGGCGGTGGTCTACACCTCGCCGGAAGTCGCCTCGGTCGGCAAGACCGAGGAAGAGCTGAAGCAGGCCGGCATCGCCTACAAGGTCGGCAAGTTCCCCTTCCTCGCCAATGGCCGCGCCAAGGCGAATGACGAGACCGAGGGCTTCGTGAAGGTACTGGCGGACGAGGCGACCGACCGCGTGCTCGGCGTCCACATCGTCGGCGCCGAGGCCGGCGAACTGATCCACGAGGCGGCGGTGCTGATGGAGTTCGGCGGCTCCTCCGAGGATCTCGCCCGCACCTGCCACGCGCACCCGACCCGTTCGGAAGCGGTGAAGGAAGCCGCGATGGCGGTGGAGAAGCGCGCCATCCACATGTGA
- the odhB gene encoding 2-oxoglutarate dehydrogenase complex dihydrolipoyllysine-residue succinyltransferase has product MATEIRVPTLGESVTEATIGKWFKKAGDAVAADEPIVELETDKVTIEVPAPAAGVLSEIVAKDGETVGVGALLGSIGEGAAGAKAAPAAAPAPAPAPTPAAAPAGAAAAPARTEAPAGTNGPAVAKLASESGINPALLAGSGKDGRVTKGDMLAAIATGAPAPAAAPAPVAARAPSSADDASREERVKMTKLRQTIARRLKDAQNSAAMLTTFNDVDMSAVMSLRAQYKDVFEKKHGVKLGFMGFFTKAVIQALKDVPEVNAEIDGTDLVYKNYYHIGIAVGTDKGLVVPVVRDADELSIAGIEKTIAGLGRKARDGKLGIEDLQGGTFTITNGGIYGSLMSTPILNAPQSGILGMHRIEERPVVVKGQVVVRPMMYLALSYDHRIVDGKGAVTFLVRVKEALEDPTRLVLDL; this is encoded by the coding sequence ATGGCCACCGAGATCCGCGTTCCGACGCTGGGCGAATCGGTCACCGAGGCAACCATCGGCAAGTGGTTCAAGAAGGCGGGCGACGCCGTCGCCGCCGATGAGCCCATCGTCGAGCTGGAGACCGACAAGGTCACGATCGAGGTGCCCGCGCCGGCGGCCGGCGTGCTCTCCGAGATCGTCGCCAAGGATGGCGAGACGGTCGGCGTCGGCGCCCTGCTCGGCTCGATCGGCGAAGGCGCCGCCGGCGCCAAGGCCGCTCCCGCCGCGGCCCCTGCTCCGGCTCCCGCCCCGACCCCGGCCGCAGCGCCCGCTGGCGCCGCCGCGGCTCCGGCCAGGACGGAAGCCCCGGCCGGTACCAACGGCCCGGCCGTCGCCAAGCTCGCCTCCGAGAGCGGCATCAATCCCGCCCTGCTCGCCGGCTCCGGCAAGGATGGCCGTGTGACCAAGGGCGACATGCTGGCCGCCATCGCCACCGGCGCTCCGGCTCCCGCCGCCGCTCCGGCCCCGGTCGCCGCCCGGGCGCCCTCGAGCGCCGACGACGCCTCGCGCGAAGAGCGCGTGAAGATGACCAAGCTGCGCCAGACCATCGCCCGGCGCCTGAAGGACGCGCAGAACAGCGCCGCGATGCTGACCACGTTCAACGACGTGGACATGAGCGCGGTGATGAGCCTGCGCGCGCAGTACAAGGATGTGTTCGAGAAGAAGCACGGCGTGAAGCTCGGCTTCATGGGCTTCTTCACCAAGGCGGTGATCCAGGCCCTCAAGGACGTGCCCGAGGTCAACGCCGAGATCGACGGCACCGATCTCGTCTACAAGAACTACTACCACATCGGCATCGCCGTCGGCACCGACAAGGGCCTCGTGGTCCCGGTGGTGCGCGACGCCGACGAGCTCTCCATCGCCGGCATCGAGAAGACCATTGCCGGTCTCGGCCGCAAGGCGCGCGACGGCAAGCTCGGTATCGAGGATCTTCAGGGCGGTACCTTCACCATCACCAATGGCGGCATCTACGGCTCGCTGATGTCGACCCCGATCCTCAACGCGCCGCAGTCCGGCATTCTCGGCATGCACCGCATCGAGGAGCGTCCGGTCGTGGTGAAGGGGCAGGTCGTGGTGCGTCCGATGATGTATCTGGCGCTGAGCTACGACCACCGCATCGTCGACGGCAAGGGCGCCGTGACCTTCCTCGTGCGCGTCAAGGAAGCGCTGGAAGACCCGACCCGCCTCGTGCTCGACCTCTGA